DNA sequence from the Prosthecobacter dejongeii genome:
AGCTTGTCCGCGCTCTCGACTGCCTTGTTTCCCTGAAAAAGGATGTCGTCGCGGAGGATCTTTGGAAGGCTTTTCCCGATGACCGAATCGGCCTCACGGCCTGGAACAACAGACTCTCAGAGCTTTACCAACGGCACATGGTAAGCCGGGCCAAGGACGGCAAATTCTGGCGCTACTCACTCGAGTTCAAGGAGGTCGAATATGGGATATGAATACCAGCAGAAGAACAAGTTGTTGGCGCTGCAAGCCAGGGAACGGCTGCGTCAAGAGCAGATCTCCACAGATGGCGACCTGTTCTCTCACTTGGTGCCCAAGGATGCCACCATGCGCTTTCGCTGCCAGGTCGATGTGAGTTCGGGTGACATCAAGGCCGGTGACCAGGTGCTCCTCTACAAAGAAGAGGGAGGCGGAGTGAAGGTTCTCAAACAGCTCAAGCGCATTGGCGCTCTCATGCCAGAAGCCGCCGCAGATTTGCTGGAATGCCTTCCCCAAGATGATTCGACCGAGTTTCACCTGGCTGAAATTGTCTCCGATCCCTGCCCCCTGGATGACACCGCCGATATTGTGGTGAAGGCCCCTCAAAATCAGAAACCCAACTCCGCCAATTAAGTTCTCATGACACCCTGCCACGAATGTGTTTTGCGGCCTCGCTGCGGAGGCCTGGTCAAAGATGGAGAGGCCGAATATACCTGCATGCTTCGTTGCGGTCAGTGCCGCGATAAGCACGGCAACTGCCCTTTTGCCTGCCCCAATAACGAGGCCCGCTTCACCATGATGGTGGGCGAGGTGAAGAGCCTTACCTACAAGCCGGTGACGAAACTGGTGTCCCCTCGGGCCTCCAACTGGTCTTTGTTTGCTCCTCAGATTTACCACGGTTCGCGCCGTTCACGGCCGCTGCACGCTGAATGCGTTTCAATCAGTATCAAGAGCCTGCTGGCTGAAACCAAGCCAGGCGACGGGCCAAGCGAGCTTCGCAAAATCTTCAAACTGGAAGAATCCACCCGCGTGATTGGCCTTGGGGTAGCGCGTGACCATCTCCTTGAAAAGTGGTGGGGCGAACGTGCCCAGGTTGCCGAACGCTTGGCACGGCTTGGACTCGATGGAGTGACGACACCAAACTTCTCCGTTTTTTCTAATGCTCCACGGCCACAGACCATGGTGAGCATCGCCAGGATTCACCACTTTTCAGAAGCCCTCTCGGCGGCTGGAGCCGCCGTCATGCCACACGTTTACGCGGAGACAGATCACGACTGGGAACAATGGAAAACTGTTCTGCGAGATCAGCCAAACGTTCATGCGATCGCCATGGAGTTTCAGACAGGCCTGCTCAAAGAAGACAAGGCTCATCGCTACATCGAGCGCCTTGTTGAACTTCGGGACGCCATAGGGCGCCCACTTCACTTGGTTGCTGTTGGCGGAACCAAATACGCCTCCCAGCTTCTCAAAGCCTTCCCCGGCTCGTTCACGGTGACGGATGCTACCTCGTTCATAAAAACTCTCCACCGGCGGCGGGTGGACTCTCATTCAGCGGAGCAATCTGTGAAGATGGCCGTCCACGAGGACCTTGCGGATCTCCTCCAGCAAAACATCGACTCCAGGGAACTGAAGTTGCGTCGGAAGCTTCGCTTGCCGATGCCGGCAGCAGCGGTGCCGCTAGCGGCATAGCAAGGGCAAATCCAACTGAGAAAACGCACTCAGCTCCAGACCTGCTTCAACGCGCCAGTCGCCCGCCTTGGATTGATGCCGCTTTGCCAGCTCGGGAAGGTAGTCCCGTTCCCAGAGTTTTTTTGGAAGCCAAGTGTCCAGCGACACTTCATAAACAAACTCTCCCACGGTCGCGACCCAATGACGGGAGTGATATTTTTCGGGTCCAGAGATCAAGACCAGGCCTTGATTGGGCCATTGAGTGACTTTTTCCCACCGGATTCCCGCAGAGGCTAGCGCCTTGGTCATCATCGGCAGGTTGGTGTATTGTCTCTCTGGAAACGACGGAAAGTAATGGCGGACTTCCAGGACCTCTTTTCTCAAGAATGCGGCGAAGGCACAGGGGCCGCAGGTTGCACCAAACAACAAAAAGGCCTTCTCGACATCTGAGGGAGCATAGAGCTGGAGGAGGGCTTCAATCATCGGGGTGAATTCGTGAACGTCTTTGGTATCGTCATTTGACACAGAAAAACAGCAAAAAGACTGCTTGGGTGGGGAAAGCCTTCCCCTCGCTGCTACGCTGTGCGCAGCTACCCCTTCCAGCGGGGACACCCCGCAACGCCCCATCTAAATAGGCCTCCCAGTGTGGAAGGCTCTCCAGCCCCGTTTCAGGCACCAACGCGGCCAGCAGCGATGAGGAAAGCCAGCCAAGGAGTTGAGAATTGGCGGATTGCTCCTTCCAGGCCAAACCACGACGACCCCAGCAGTCCCAAGCCGCGCTTCTCCGTCTTGCTGGGAGAGCCACAGTCCAGCGGGAATCACCGAATCATTCACGCTCAGGGCTCACCCATAGATGGCCGCTTCGTTCGGATGATTAAAGCATGAACCCGTTTCCGCCCGGCAACTTCGAGAGTCTGCCAGCATGACTCACAGGACTGCTTCTTGAGGTTTCGCTGACTCTTCTCCTGAATCTTTCTCCCTCCTGGTTGGATTGAGTCTGGCAGAGGCACAGAGCCGTCAACTTCGCGGCCCGCACCGTCCCTCCCTCCGGTCGGCTTCAGCAAAGCTGAACCGTGTTGCTACGCTTGACTGCTCTTTTCGTGCCCCCGCCTCCGAGCGCCTCAATCCTTCGGGAGAAACAACATAATCAGGAGAAAAAATGATACACGAAACCATCTACAAGAAGCTGCTTCGCATCGTCCCAGAGCTGGCAGATCCGAAGTTCGAGGCCAAAAAACTCAAGGCGGAAGGGTTCATGGACCTCAACATTGACATCCTCTCTTGGGATGCGGCCAAAGACAGATGCCACATCGCCCTGAGCCACTACTACAAGCATGATTCGGGAGACATGATTCCCGACCCAGATATGGAAGTGGCTCTCTATCCCAGCCGCCAAGTGGCAGAAGCGCTCTCATACCAGGACTGCTTTGGCTATCGCCAGGTCTATCCAGAGCCTGGAAAAATCAACCCACGCGCCAAGAAGGAACTCAACTCCTTCCTGAATCAGTGGCTTTCCAACATCATCGCTCAGGGGCACCGCTAAGGTGCCTTCGGGCCTTCCTCAACGCCTCCCACACCGGGAGGCGTTTTCTTTTGATGTTGCGGCTACGCCTCTATGACTTGGGACGCCACGGCCCGCCGGGCTGCCACTCTTGAGCAAAGGCTTCGCCTCGGCTTGCTGCCAGGGCAGGTGGAACAATGAAAGTGTTCACAAAGGTGACGACTTCTTCGAGCGTCGGTGACGGATTGATGCGGACTGATTTTCGACAGAACGCCACCCACAGGGCTTGGCGCTTCGCATCACTCCAAAACTCTTCTGTCATGCCCACCGGCGCAGCGGTCGGCAATGGCGTATTCCGCCGCTGGAAAGTGGCTTGGATAGACTCACTGATGCTCTCACCGTCAAAACCAAAGTTTCGCGCCAGGTGCCACAAGTCGAAGTAGTCCTTCATTCTTGTGTTCAGCAGTCCCAGGTTCACCGACGCTTCAAACTTCTCAGAGATCGAGGTTTCCATTCGGTATGCCCGCACTTCTGGTGCCGGCATTCCGACCAAAGAGGGGATTTGCAGCATCACTGGCTCGACGGCAAAGCCGTCTCCGAAGCCCACGTCCACCTGGACGTTGAGACGCGCAGTTCCAAGCAACCCCTGAAACGTCACCCGAACGCCAACATACTCTTCCTCTGCTCGTATCGGCTCAGCCTCGATTGAAGCAGGATCAAACACGACACCATCATCCTCGACAGGCTCGACGCAGATCTCGGCAAAGATTGCCTTCAAAGCATCTGGGGAAGAATCACCAAAGCCCAGCAGATCCACATCTTTGGTGACGCGATGGGGGACGTGTTGCCAGGCCGTAAAAAGCATGGCCCCTTTGAGGATGAACTGAGTCCGGTATTTTGAGGTCGCCAGACGGAACAGCAGCCGCTCGATGGCATAGCGCACGAGCAGCGAATTGAAGTCTTGGCCCCTCTCAGTCATCACGTTGAGCAACCGGGCGCGGACCGATGCAGCAACGTTTTTGAGGGGACTTTTGTTCTTCATGTGACCATCATTTCAAAATACGGCCGCATGATGTTCATCATCCGGCACGCCTTGGCAGCCTGCCATAGCTCGTCAGCGCTTGCCTTCTTTTTCTTCCAGGCATCCCTTAGCGCCTCAACGGCTACTGCGGAGCCGACTTTGTTTCGATATTTGAAGCAGTCCGCGACTGTCTTGGCAGGGCTGCTGACCCGAACTTTGACCCCTTCGATGAAGTGCTCCTCGATGCCAAACGAATAGCCATCGCCAGTGGCTCGGGTGACATCGA
Encoded proteins:
- a CDS encoding DUF4417 domain-containing protein, with product MMVGEVKSLTYKPVTKLVSPRASNWSLFAPQIYHGSRRSRPLHAECVSISIKSLLAETKPGDGPSELRKIFKLEESTRVIGLGVARDHLLEKWWGERAQVAERLARLGLDGVTTPNFSVFSNAPRPQTMVSIARIHHFSEALSAAGAAVMPHVYAETDHDWEQWKTVLRDQPNVHAIAMEFQTGLLKEDKAHRYIERLVELRDAIGRPLHLVAVGGTKYASQLLKAFPGSFTVTDATSFIKTLHRRRVDSHSAEQSVKMAVHEDLADLLQQNIDSRELKLRRKLRLPMPAAAVPLAA
- a CDS encoding DUF1249 domain-containing protein — encoded protein: MIHETIYKKLLRIVPELADPKFEAKKLKAEGFMDLNIDILSWDAAKDRCHIALSHYYKHDSGDMIPDPDMEVALYPSRQVAEALSYQDCFGYRQVYPEPGKINPRAKKELNSFLNQWLSNIIAQGHR
- a CDS encoding nucleotidyl transferase AbiEii/AbiGii toxin family protein, producing the protein MKNKSPLKNVAASVRARLLNVMTERGQDFNSLLVRYAIERLLFRLATSKYRTQFILKGAMLFTAWQHVPHRVTKDVDLLGFGDSSPDALKAIFAEICVEPVEDDGVVFDPASIEAEPIRAEEEYVGVRVTFQGLLGTARLNVQVDVGFGDGFAVEPVMLQIPSLVGMPAPEVRAYRMETSISEKFEASVNLGLLNTRMKDYFDLWHLARNFGFDGESISESIQATFQRRNTPLPTAAPVGMTEEFWSDAKRQALWVAFCRKSVRINPSPTLEEVVTFVNTFIVPPALAASRGEAFAQEWQPGGPWRPKS